The Geothrix sp. DNA segment GAGGGCCCCATGGATCTGGGGGCTGAGGTTGTCGATGGCCACCACGTGGCAGCCGGCATCCAGCAGGCGCCGCCCGAGCCTGAGCCCGATGAACCCCAGCCCGCCGGTGATCAGGATTTTGGGCTTTGACATGAGACCCCTGAGCAGATGTCTAACGAACTTGATGAACCGGTTTAGGCTTCCCGATCTTCACGAAGAAGGCCATCAGGAAAAGCAGCAGGAACCCATTGCTGAACAGGATGCCCACAAGACCTGCGACGAACAGCCCCATGGCAAAGAGGATCCACAACGCCTTCAGTGGTTCGTCGTCGGAAATGACCATGAACCGCAGCAATGCCCCTGCGATGAACGATATGATCACAACCCCGGTGTAACCCCAATTGATAAATGCTTCAACCAAGTAGACCGCATTGGCGGAGCCGGTTTCTGTCGCATTCTGGCCACCTTGCGCAAAGAACACGGCCCTTTCGAATTGAATGTTTTTCAACCCGAACAACCATGAAAACACAGAGGTCGTCGCGCCCCTGAAATACTCGCCCCCAAAGGTTTCATAAAAGGTCCGGAGGGAATCGACGGCCGTAATGATGGGAATCGCGACTGAACGCCACAGAAGGTGTTGCAAGGGGCCAGCGGCTGCATAATTCATTGAGAAAAACACGTCGCTGTCTTCGGGCTTCATCACTTCGCCCCTCGAACCGGAGAAGTAAGTGACCAACAACAGGATGCTGAAGGTGATGGCAAGGAGTTGAATCGGCTTGATCCGCAACCTGATCCTCCCCTGGAACACCAGGTAGATCAGGGGGAACATGGCCTTCAGGAAGTAGGCCTTCTCCATGAAGGTGATGCAGTAGAACAGGAAGAAGAGGAAGAGGGCCCAGCGCAGGCGGTGGTGGTCGAAGAAGGCCTTGGCGATGGAGTAGGGGATCAGGGCCCCGGTGAGGATGGCGTGGATGTAGACGAAGGAGGCCTGCCAGCCGGGCCTGGCCTTGAAGAACTGCTCCCGCAGGATGGAGATGGTTTCGGAATCTGCGCCCCCCAGGGCCGCCACCAGGGGAATCTGTTCCGCCGTGCTCCAGGCGACCACCGCGAAGATCAGGAAGGGCACCCAGAGGAGCAGGATGAACTGGTCCACGTCCAGCTGGAGCAGCGGCATGCGGGCCCGGATCTTGACCTGCCAGCCCAGGAAGAAAGCCAGGGCCCCCACCACCGTGATGCCCGCAAACTGGAGGGCGTAGATGCTGTCCATGTAGAAGTGGAGGACCAGAGAACCCACCGCATAGATGAGCACCAACAGGATCAGGAACAAGATCCCTGCCGACTCAGCCCGGGTCAGCGTCTTCAGCATGCCGCTTTCCCGGAGACGAGGGAGGTCGCGAAGCGGACGTAGTCGTTCAGCAGGTCCTTCAAGCGATCCCCATCCTGGCAACGGGGCAGCACCCGAACCCCGTGAATGGCCACCTGGTACAGCTGGCGCGCGATCTCCTCCCGCGTCAAGAGCCGGCAGGTCCCCCCGGCGTAGCGCTCCAGCAGCTGATCGACATCCGAACCCGCCACGACGGACAGGGGGAAGATCGGCTTGCCCTGCGCCAGGTACTCGAAGAACTTGGCCGAGACCACGCCCTTGTTCCCCTGCCCCGGGAAGGCCAGGAAGGTGAGGGCGTCGGCCGAGTTCTGGATCGCCTTGGCCCTGGCGTGGGAGACATGGGGGACCAGGACCACGGCATCGCCCAGGGGCCGGCCGCTGCGGGCCACCTCCAGGGCCAGCTCCTGGCAGGCCCCCACGAAGATGAGCTGCAGGGTCTCCGACACCTCCGGATGTTCCGCCAGGAAGTCGGCCACGCCGCCCACGATGGTCGCCAGGTCGTAGAACCCCTCCGGGGTGCTGCCGGTGTAGACCAGCTTGACGGCCCCGGGCCTGATCCGGGGATCAAGCTCCGTCAGGTCCAGGGTGGCGCGTTCCCCCTGGAAGTAGTGGGTGGCCACGTTGTAGAGGACCTCCACCTGGATGCCATAGGCTGTCTCGAATTCCTGCCGGAGCCCATGGGACACGGTGCTCACGTGGTCCGCCCTCCGGAGCACGGCGCCTTCAATGGCCCGCTTCAGCCCCTTGATCCCACCCAGGGCCGGATGCAGGGCCCAGGCATCGCGCATGTCCACCACCAGCTGAACCCGGGAGGGGAGCAGCACCTTGAGCAGGAACCCCACGAAGGCCAGGGCGAAGGGGGGCGAGGAGCACAGGATGAGCACCCGGTCCCGGGATCGAAGCAGCCGGGTCAGCGCCTTGAAGAACAGCAGCAGGATGTTGGGCAGGTAGAAATCCACCAGGGCCAGGTGCTTGATCCGGCGCAGCAGCTTGACCGCCAGCCCTTCGCGGACGGAGGCCATGAGCGGGGCGCGGGTGAGGGCCTCGGCGCGGAAGGCGAGGAAGGAGGCCTCGTCCTCGAAGCGGGCCACGGTCAGGTGCAGGGAACCCATGACATTGAAAATGGCTATCTCGGCCCCGAGGCCGAGAAACACCTTCCCCCAGCGCTCCTGCCGGAAGCTGCCCGCCCGCTCGTTCTCGAGCTCGGAGGTGAAGAACCAGACCTTTCGGCCCGGCTCCGTCCTTCCATCCTGATTCGCCATGCCGTGCCACCCTCCCCCAAGCTGGAGCGACCCGCCCCCCGGGCCCCATCCCCGTCCTAGATTACGCGACGGGGCCGGCCGCCAGCCCGAACCCATCAAAGCGACAGATCAAAGGCCCGCCCCCAATACCCCAGGTTGATCACCCTCCAGTACCTGAAATCGAAGCCCTTCTCCCCCGCGGTGACGGCGTCGAAGTCCGGGAGCAAGCGGTCCGAGAACAGGCCCGGGAACCGCTCCAGTGATTCCTGGATGGCCGTGCGGAACTGCGCCCTGGCCTCACCCTTGAGCCACACCTGCTCGGCGGTCACGAAGCCCATCTTGTCCTTCCGGTCGAGGATCCGATCGGGCACCAGGCCGCGCATGGCCCCCCGCATCACCCGCTTGGAGACGCCGCCGCCGATCTTGAACTCCGCGGGCATGGCCAGGCAGGCCTCCACGACCCGGTAATCCAGGAAGGGGGTGCGCGCCTCGATGGAATGAGCCATGGAGTTGCGATCCTCCCACCGCAGCAGCATGGGCAGGTTGATGGAGGTCAGCTGGGCCAGGGAGACCTGCCGGACCGAGCTGCTGCGTCCGCCGGCGGCCGTGACCGGATCCTCGGAGAAGGCCTGGCGGTGGCCTTGAGCCAGCCAGTGGCGCTCGGAGAAGGCACGGTCATCGAAGCGGCCCATCAGGCCGATCAGGCTGGGGATCGTATAGGCGGCCATGTACCCGAGCGATCGCCGGGGACTGAACCCGGTCTCTCTCTGGATGTTGGTGATTTCCCGGGCCAGCTTCGGAAGGTTGAAGCTGCGGAGCAGCTCCGCCAGGTAGGCTCCGACATAGCAGGTGTAGCCCCCCAGGATCTCGTCGGCCCCCTGCCCGTCCAGCATCACCGAGACCTGATTCTCCCGGGCGAGACCGAAGACGCATCTCTGGGCAAAGGTGCTGGTCGAGCCGAAGGGCTCATCCTGGCTCCACACCAGGGCCTCCAGCTCGCGAAAGAGCCGTTCGGGTTCGGGCGTCGTGAAGATGCCCTGGGCGCCGGTATGCGCGACGATGATCCTGGCGTACTCGGATTCATCGAAGGCCCGTTCCGCCGAGCAGGCCGTGAAGGTCCGCTGCTGACCGGCGGCGCCCTGCTCGAGCAGGAGCTGCTGCATCAGGCAGACCACCGTGGAGGAATCCAACCCACCCGATAGGCAGGATCCGACCGGCACATCGGCCCTGAGCCGCAACCGGACGGCATCCAGCAGCAGCGCGCGGAACGTCTCCTGCGCTTCCGCCAGGGAAGAGCGATGGACCGTTTCCGGGGGGGCGTACCAAACCGTGGGCTGGAGCCGAGCCTGACGCCCCTCCCGCAACAGGGAGAGGGCCTCCGGAACCTTGATGAGCAGCTGCCCGCCGGGCGGGACCTGGGTCACGCCCTGGAACATGGTCTCTTCGGAGTGGTCGGACACGCTCCAGACGAGGTAGTCCAACATCCGGCCGAGATTCCCGCGGGCCGCCCAGCCCTCGAGCGCGGTGAAGGCCTTGATCTCGGAAGCAAAGGCCAGGCCCCTCTCGGTGGACCAGAGGTAGAGGGGCTTCACGCCGAAGCGATCCCGGGCCAGGAACAGGGTCTCTTCCCGGTGGTCGTAGATGGCCAGGCCCCACATCCCATTGAAGTGGGACAGGCAACCCGTCCCCCAGCAGTCATAGGCCGCGAGGACCACCTCGGTATCGGTGTGGCTGAGGAAGGTGTAGCCCTTCGCGCTCAGCTCGGCCCGCAGCTCGAGGTAGTTGTAGACTTCACCGTTGAACACGATCCAGTAGCGGTCCCGGTAGGACATGGGCTGGTGCCCGGCCGCGGACAGATCCAGGATCGACAGGCGCCGGTGTCCCAGGGCCAGGCCGCCCCGGGGACCAAGGGCCGAGTCGCCCAACCGGCGGGCGGGAAGGTAGGGGGCCCTGGCCTCGAAGATCTCCCCGGGTGTATCCACGCCCCCGTAGGGTTCACAGACTCCATCCTGGACGACCAGGAAACCTTCATCATCGGGGCCCCGGTGGCGAAGGATCTGGCCCATGGCCGTCAGCTCCCCGGCCTCGAAGGGCCGGGCTTGCAGAAGGCCGAAAATCCCGCACATATCAATCCTTGGCTAGGGTGTCGACAACCAACCGGATTTACTCGATCGGCTCGCTGACAAGCTCCGTGGAGGGCCCAGGCACCTTCGAGTCGTGCCTGATGATGAGGAAGTAGATCAGATAGAGAACGCACTGGTGGACGGCATAGCCGAGCAGGAACCTGTCAAAGCTAGTATGAGCGGCCAGCCAGGGCAGGATGCTGACGCTGGTCACGAAGAAGCAGACCTGCCAGATCAGGGCATGCCGCAACCGGCCGGTGGTAATCAAAACCGTCGACAGGGGGGACACCGAGCTGCGCACGAACACCGGCAGGGCGATGATGCAGACGAAGAAGGTGTCGACCCGCCACTTGGGCCCCAGGAAATGATGCAGGCCCCAGGATCCGAAGAAGAACATCACGATCAGCAATGCCAGGCAGCAGGCCCCCAGGATGAGGGCCAGGTTCTTCACCAGGGGCCACACCGGGCGGCGCGCCCGCTGTTCGTCCGAGGCATGCTTCAGCATGGCCTGGGAAAGGCTGGCGCTGATGAGGAGCATGGGCGCACCGATGAGCCGCTGGATCTGGGAATACTGCCCCACCTGGGAGAGCCCGTACATCGCGGAGATGATCCAGACGCAGACGCTCAGTCCAACCATGTCGAGGACGATCCCCGGCAGAAGGTAGATCGGGAACCTCTTATAGTCCCGGGCGGTGGCCAGCAGCATGCCGGGGCTTGAGGAGCGGGTCTGCGCGCGGTGTTTCCAGTACACCCAGCCGCTGAGAACCAGACCGCCGGCAAGAAAGGACAGGACATAGGACCAGAGCAGTCCGAACAGCGGCAGGATGGCCAACATGGCATAAAGAAATCCCTGCGAGGTTCGCAAAGCTGCCAGCGGGGCGAACCGGCCCTCCCTCACCAGGAAGGCGGCGACCGCCTGGAACATGGCAGTGCCAACCACCAGCCCGGCCACCAGCCAGGGTTCCCTGATCAGCTGCAGGATGGGGTGGTCGAACCAGCGGTGCCAGGGCAGGAAGCAGGCGCAGAAGGCCAGGATGGCCAACGAGGCCGCGATGACCCCGCAGAGCATGAAGATGGGGACCGCAGCCCGCTCCTCGGCCCCGGGAAGGGCCATTTCATAGCGCAGGCACCCGGCAGCGAGGACGATGCCGGAAATGGAGAGCAGGAGGGCCAGCTCCCCGAACTGGTCCGTGGAATAGAGGCGCGACAGGAAGGGGGTCGACGCAAGGACGAAGACATGCCCCATGGCGGTGCCCAAGGCGACCAGGCCCGTATTCTTCGCCAGCCTGAACAGGGCGGCCGCAGGAGATGGAGTCATTCGGATCCTTCGAGGGAGAAAGGCCTGGGCATGAAGGCAGTCGGTCGTCAGGGAGGCGATAGATACCACGCCACGGTTGACGCCAGACCCGCCTCAAAGGCCGTCACGGGGGTCCATCCCAATTGCTCGCGAATGCGGGTGGCATCGATGGCGTAGCGCTGGTCGTGCCCTGCGCGGTCATCCACAAACTGGATCAGGGAACGGCTCATTCCGATCCTGCGGCCAAGGTGGCGGTCCACGGTGTCACACAGGAGCTCAACCAGGTCGATGTTCCTCCACTCGTTGTCCCCGCCGATGCAATAGGTCTCACCCGCCGTCCCCGAGGCCATGGCCATTTCAAGGGCGGTGCAGTGATCCTCGACAAACAGCCAGTCCCGGACATTCTGGCCATTGCCATAGACCGGAATGGCTTCGTCCTTCGCCATGCGGCTGATGGCCAGGGGGATCAGCTTCTCGTTGTGCTGTCGCGGGCCATAGTTGTTCGAGCAGTTCGTCGTGACGGTATTCAGGCCATAGGTGTGATGGTAGGCGCGCACCAGGTGATCACCGCCGGCCTTGGTGGCGCTGTACGGGCTGTTGGGGGCGTAGGGCATGCTCTCGTGGAACTTCCCGGCATCGCCCAGGGAGCCATAGACTTCGTCCGTGCTGACATGCAGGAACCGGCAGTTGCGGTCGCCCCCCCAGGCCTGGCGCGCTGCCTCCAGCATGGAGAACGTGCCGACCAGGTTGGTCTGAATGAAGGCGGCGGGTCCGGAGATGCTGCGGTCCACATGGCTCTCGGCGGCCAGGTGGAAGATCCTGGTGACCTGGTTTTTCTCAATCAGGCTTCGAACCAATTCCAGGTTCTGGATGTCGTCCACCACGAGCTCCACACCCTCAAGGTGCTGGATCAGCTTCGGGTCGGCCGCATAGGTCAGCCGGTCCAGCACCAGGATGCGATCACGCGGGTGGGTTCGACACCAGTGATGAACCAGGTTGCTGCCGATGAATCCTGCTCCGCCGGTGATCAAGATGGTTTCAGACATCGGGCCTCCCATCCAACTCCGGAGCGTCAATCACTTCCCTGAGTGCATCCATCCAGGTGGGCATGAGATCAGGCCCCAGCTTCCGCCTTTTCGCGCCATCCAGGACGGAGTAGGCCGGTCGCCTGGCCGGGGTGGGGTACCCGTCGCTGGTGCATGGACTGAGGTCTGGAGCCATCCCCTTGGCTTCAAAAATGGCCTTGGCGAACTCGTGCCACGTGGTTTCCCCCGCGCAGGAAGCATGAACGAGCCCATGCCAGCCATGCTCTGCCGCGGCCAGCAGCTGTCGGGCCAAGGCCCGGCAGGAGGTGGGCGCGCCCCACTGGTCGTCCACGACCCGAAGGGGGCGCCCTTGGGCGGCGGCGGCAAGCATCGTATTGAAGAAGTTCTTGCCCCAGGCGTCATAGAGCCAGCTGGTCCGCGCGATGAGGTGCCGTGAGCACCGGGCTGCCTGGTACTCACCTTCAAGTTTGGTGCGGCCATAGACCGAGGTCGGGTTGGTGGGATCCTCCTCCCGATAGGGCTTTCTGCTGGTGCCATCGAACACGTAGTCCGTGCTGATCTGGACCAGAAGGGCCCGTTGCGCCTCGCAGGCTTCGGCCAGCCACCCCACGGCGGTGGCGTTGATCAGAACGGCCAGCTCGGGTTCCGACTCGCAGCGGTCAACCTGGGTGAAGGCTCCGCAATTGATCAGGATGTCCGGGCGAACCTGCGCGACAACCCGGCGAATGGAATCTGGATCGCTCAGATCAAGAACCGACTCCTCCGGAAGGATCAGTTCGTGTCCCAGCCAGGTTTTGCGGAGGGCCTGGGCCAGCTGTCCGGCCCCCCCTGTGACCAAGACCCGCATCAGAGTTGCGCCCTGCGCGCCCTCTCGTCCTTCACGAAGGGGTTCTCAGGGTCATCCTCATGCCGGATTTCATCGATTGCCTCGGACTTTCCCGTCCCCATGAAGAGGCGATCCGGGCAATTGATGACGAACCCGGGCTCGTGGCTGATGCAGCGATAGCAGTGGACCACGCCCTTGGGGATCAGGGCAGAACCGGGGTTGTTCACCCCCATCGCCGCCTCCATGCGGTTCAGATAGGTCGGGCTCTCAGGCCGGTTGTCCCACAGGGTGAGCAGGAAGTCGCCAGGCCCGACCCAGCAGAAGAGATCGGCCTGGTCCACATGCTCATGCGGGCCCCGGAGCACACCCGGATTCGTCACGCTCACATAGGACATTTCGGGGCGGAACCAAGTTGGCAATTCATCGTGACGGAAGATCTCCGCCAACCACCCGCGCTCATCCACGAACTTGCGAAAAGGGGTGATCACCACGCCTTCAATGGGACCCTTGCGGAACTCCATGCTCAGCTCCTTTCAATGGCTGCCCGAAAGGGGATGTCTTCCCGGCCCGCCAGGTCATTGGCATGGGCGAGACTCGGGAAGGTGCCTGCGTCGGTCCACCATCCAAGGAAAACCCCAAAGCTCAGTTCGCCCCGGGCGATGTAGGCATTGTTGACGTCCGTGATCTCCAGTTCACCCCGACCCGAAGGCTTCACGGTCCGGATGATGTCAAACACGGCCTCATCGTAGAAGTAGATGCCCGTCACAGCCAGGTTCGATTTCGGCGCAGCCGGCTTCTCCTCGATCCCCAGCACTCGATCGTCCTTCACGTCCGCAACGCCGTAACGCTGCGGATCCTCCACGGGCTTCAGGAGAATCCGGGCTCCCCGTCCCTGCCTTCCAAAGGCCTCGACTTCCGGCCCAAGGGCGTCCTTGAAGATGTTGTCCCCCAAGATCACGCACAGGGAGGATCCGCCGGCGAAATTTTCGGCCAGGCCCAGCGCCTGCGCAATGCCACCGGCCTCGTCCTGAACCTTGTAGGTGAACCGGCAACCGAACTCTCTCCCCGAGCCGAGAAGCGAGACCACGTCCCCCATATGCTCTGTACCGGTGACGATCAGGATTTCCTCGATCCCAGCTTCCTTGAACTTCCACAAGGGATGCCAAATCATTGGAACCTGCCCGACTGGCAACAGGTGCTTGTTCGTAACCTTTGTCAGGGGGAATAGACGCGAGCCTGTACCCCCGGCAAGAAGGACGCCTTTCAAGCCCACCCCCTAGACTGTCTCTCCACGGTTCGAATTGAGTTTACTTGAGATCCAAGCCCAATTCGCGATGGCCCAACTCATGGATATTCCCAAGGCAACAGCCAGGCCAACGGCCAGGGATCGCGGAGGGCCGCTCTTTTCGATGGGGAGGTTCCCCTCGTCAAGCACATTGAGAATCGGCATATCATTCTTTTCCTCAATCAGGGCTTGCTCGTGGGCGATGGTCAGGGTCGTGACAACCTGGGTGCGCAATTTGAAATCATTTTCGAGACGCTGTCCCTTGAGGCGCACGGCGGGATCTGAGCTCAGCAGGTAGTTGCGATTTCCCTCGAGGAAGGCGTGGAAGGACGCTTCGGAACGACCCATCTCGTCTCGAGCTTCGACCAGCCGCTTTTCCGAAAAGGCTGCCTTCACGCCGCCTCGCGTCCTTGCCCGACTGGAGACGAACTCATCCAGCAAGGCCACCACTTGCCGGGCGACTTCCTGGCTGAGCTGAGGGCTCTCGGTTTCGACCGAGATCGTGATGAGCTTGGTCTTGATGTCCCGGCTGACGCTGATTCGCTTCTGCAGTGCCTTCACGGCCCGATCCAGGTTCCGCTTTCCAAGGTAATCGTACAGGCTCTGCTCGCGCGTTTCAGTGGCTCCGAAGTACCAACTTCGGATGCCAAACCTGAACCGGCTTCGCAGCAACGCCTCCCGCAGCGTCCGGCTATTGAGAATGTCGACCAGGACCGCATCGGGGCTTTCCTGGCCGGGGATGCTCAGGCCCATGGCAGCGGCGGCGTACCCGGCGCCTCCACCACCCCGCTGCTCGGCGGGAAGGATCCGCGTCTCCGATTTGTATTGATTTGGCAATAGGAGCAGGACAATGCCAGTCAGCAATCCGATCGCCAGACCAATTCCAAGGTGACGGCGGAACTGGGACCAGCCTTTCTGCAAGTGGCCAAGCCAGACTTGAAGAGGGGGCTGTGGTTGGGTGGTGTGGGAGAGAGTCGGCTCGGGCATATGGAATCCAGGCTACCAGACGGTCAGTTGGGGGGCGTCAGACCAATAGTGCCAGGGGCGCCTCGGCTGGGGAGAAACTCCAGGCAACCGCTCACGCATCTCCGTTCCAAGACCAGCAGGGACCTGCCTTGCTCCTTGGGTCGATTTTCATCGAGCGTCAAAAAATCCGGG contains these protein-coding regions:
- a CDS encoding glycosyltransferase encodes the protein MANQDGRTEPGRKVWFFTSELENERAGSFRQERWGKVFLGLGAEIAIFNVMGSLHLTVARFEDEASFLAFRAEALTRAPLMASVREGLAVKLLRRIKHLALVDFYLPNILLLFFKALTRLLRSRDRVLILCSSPPFALAFVGFLLKVLLPSRVQLVVDMRDAWALHPALGGIKGLKRAIEGAVLRRADHVSTVSHGLRQEFETAYGIQVEVLYNVATHYFQGERATLDLTELDPRIRPGAVKLVYTGSTPEGFYDLATIVGGVADFLAEHPEVSETLQLIFVGACQELALEVARSGRPLGDAVVLVPHVSHARAKAIQNSADALTFLAFPGQGNKGVVSAKFFEYLAQGKPIFPLSVVAGSDVDQLLERYAGGTCRLLTREEIARQLYQVAIHGVRVLPRCQDGDRLKDLLNDYVRFATSLVSGKAAC
- the asnB gene encoding asparagine synthase (glutamine-hydrolyzing), translated to MCGIFGLLQARPFEAGELTAMGQILRHRGPDDEGFLVVQDGVCEPYGGVDTPGEIFEARAPYLPARRLGDSALGPRGGLALGHRRLSILDLSAAGHQPMSYRDRYWIVFNGEVYNYLELRAELSAKGYTFLSHTDTEVVLAAYDCWGTGCLSHFNGMWGLAIYDHREETLFLARDRFGVKPLYLWSTERGLAFASEIKAFTALEGWAARGNLGRMLDYLVWSVSDHSEETMFQGVTQVPPGGQLLIKVPEALSLLREGRQARLQPTVWYAPPETVHRSSLAEAQETFRALLLDAVRLRLRADVPVGSCLSGGLDSSTVVCLMQQLLLEQGAAGQQRTFTACSAERAFDESEYARIIVAHTGAQGIFTTPEPERLFRELEALVWSQDEPFGSTSTFAQRCVFGLARENQVSVMLDGQGADEILGGYTCYVGAYLAELLRSFNLPKLAREITNIQRETGFSPRRSLGYMAAYTIPSLIGLMGRFDDRAFSERHWLAQGHRQAFSEDPVTAAGGRSSSVRQVSLAQLTSINLPMLLRWEDRNSMAHSIEARTPFLDYRVVEACLAMPAEFKIGGGVSKRVMRGAMRGLVPDRILDRKDKMGFVTAEQVWLKGEARAQFRTAIQESLERFPGLFSDRLLPDFDAVTAGEKGFDFRYWRVINLGYWGRAFDLSL
- a CDS encoding lipopolysaccharide biosynthesis protein, translated to MTPSPAAALFRLAKNTGLVALGTAMGHVFVLASTPFLSRLYSTDQFGELALLLSISGIVLAAGCLRYEMALPGAEERAAVPIFMLCGVIAASLAILAFCACFLPWHRWFDHPILQLIREPWLVAGLVVGTAMFQAVAAFLVREGRFAPLAALRTSQGFLYAMLAILPLFGLLWSYVLSFLAGGLVLSGWVYWKHRAQTRSSSPGMLLATARDYKRFPIYLLPGIVLDMVGLSVCVWIISAMYGLSQVGQYSQIQRLIGAPMLLISASLSQAMLKHASDEQRARRPVWPLVKNLALILGACCLALLIVMFFFGSWGLHHFLGPKWRVDTFFVCIIALPVFVRSSVSPLSTVLITTGRLRHALIWQVCFFVTSVSILPWLAAHTSFDRFLLGYAVHQCVLYLIYFLIIRHDSKVPGPSTELVSEPIE
- the rfbB gene encoding dTDP-glucose 4,6-dehydratase, with translation MITGGAGFIGSNLVHHWCRTHPRDRILVLDRLTYAADPKLIQHLEGVELVVDDIQNLELVRSLIEKNQVTRIFHLAAESHVDRSISGPAAFIQTNLVGTFSMLEAARQAWGGDRNCRFLHVSTDEVYGSLGDAGKFHESMPYAPNSPYSATKAGGDHLVRAYHHTYGLNTVTTNCSNNYGPRQHNEKLIPLAISRMAKDEAIPVYGNGQNVRDWLFVEDHCTALEMAMASGTAGETYCIGGDNEWRNIDLVELLCDTVDRHLGRRIGMSRSLIQFVDDRAGHDQRYAIDATRIREQLGWTPVTAFEAGLASTVAWYLSPP
- the rfbD gene encoding dTDP-4-dehydrorhamnose reductase, whose translation is MRVLVTGGAGQLAQALRKTWLGHELILPEESVLDLSDPDSIRRVVAQVRPDILINCGAFTQVDRCESEPELAVLINATAVGWLAEACEAQRALLVQISTDYVFDGTSRKPYREEDPTNPTSVYGRTKLEGEYQAARCSRHLIARTSWLYDAWGKNFFNTMLAAAAQGRPLRVVDDQWGAPTSCRALARQLLAAAEHGWHGLVHASCAGETTWHEFAKAIFEAKGMAPDLSPCTSDGYPTPARRPAYSVLDGAKRRKLGPDLMPTWMDALREVIDAPELDGRPDV
- a CDS encoding dTDP-4-dehydrorhamnose 3,5-epimerase family protein, whose protein sequence is MEFRKGPIEGVVITPFRKFVDERGWLAEIFRHDELPTWFRPEMSYVSVTNPGVLRGPHEHVDQADLFCWVGPGDFLLTLWDNRPESPTYLNRMEAAMGVNNPGSALIPKGVVHCYRCISHEPGFVINCPDRLFMGTGKSEAIDEIRHEDDPENPFVKDERARRAQL
- a CDS encoding sugar phosphate nucleotidyltransferase, giving the protein MKGVLLAGGTGSRLFPLTKVTNKHLLPVGQVPMIWHPLWKFKEAGIEEILIVTGTEHMGDVVSLLGSGREFGCRFTYKVQDEAGGIAQALGLAENFAGGSSLCVILGDNIFKDALGPEVEAFGRQGRGARILLKPVEDPQRYGVADVKDDRVLGIEEKPAAPKSNLAVTGIYFYDEAVFDIIRTVKPSGRGELEITDVNNAYIARGELSFGVFLGWWTDAGTFPSLAHANDLAGREDIPFRAAIERS